The window ACAGGCAGGCCTGGCCGGCATAGGCTGCAACGCCCTCGAAGGAGTGGCGTGTCGTCCTGAATTCGCGGCAGACGAAACCGCTGGATTTGTCTTCGTGGATGGCGGTCACGACGCCGGCGCTGCCGGTTGCGGCATTGGCCCAGGGCAGCGGCTGGTCGGCAAGTTTGGCCAGATCCGCCGATGTCACCGCGTTGCGGATGGTCGCGTCGTCGGTCTGCGGCCCGTTATTCTGCTGGTTTGGAACGGAAGCGGTGGAAAGTGAGCGGTCGACCTTGTCGCCGCCGAACAGATCGAGGCTGACGCAGCCGCTCAGCACCACGAGCATTGAGACGACAGCGGAAACTTCCGCGATCGACGAAAGGAGGCCCTTTGTTCGACTGTTCGACTTTGCTATGACGGTCACCATCTTTCACCAGAGATCATCTCTGGGGTCCAAATCAGCTCGGGAGCATTTTAGTCAATATGTCGGAAACGGGGTTAACATCCAGTGACTTCACTGAAGAAAATGAACCGTTCACGCTTTTTGCCGAATGGCTGAAGGATGCGACGGCCTCCGAAATCAACGATCCGAACGCGGTCGCGCTCGCAACCGTGGACGAAAACGGCCTGCCGAATGTGCGTATGGTGCTGCTGAAGGACGTCGATGATCGCGGCTTCGTTTTCTATACGAATTTCGAAAGCCAGAAGGGACGCGAGATCCTCGGCCAGAAAAAAGCGGCCATGTGTTTCCACTGGAAAAGCCTGCGTCGGCAGGTGCGCCTGCGCGGGGAGGTGGAGATCGTCACCGACGCGGAAGCGGACGCTTATTACGCTTCGCGCCCGCGCGGAAGCCGCATCGGCGCCTGGGCGTCGAAGCAGTCGCGGCCGCTGGAAGGCCGTTTCGCGCTGGAGAAGGCCGTCGCCGAATATACCGCCAAATATGCGATCGGCGATATTCCGCGCCCGTCCTACTGGTCCGGGTTCCGCATTCGCCCCGTCAGCATCGAATTCTGGCACGACCGCAAGTTCCGCCTGCACGACCGCGTCGAATTCCGCCGCGAGACGCCGGATGCGGCATGGTCCAAGGTCCGCATGTATCCTTGAAATGCAGGCCGCCTAGTCCTGCTTACTTCAGCAGCGAATCGAAGAGCGGCAGACCGATGACGGCGGAAATGGCGATCAGGCCGTAGCAGATACGCCTGAACGCCGCCTCGTCGGCCAGCCCGTGCAATCGCGCGCCGGCGTAAAGACCGGCTCCGTAAAACGGCAGGGCCAGCAGGAAAAACACGAAGACATCGGCCGTGAACAGACCGCTGAAAAAATAGCTGGTGGCGGAGATGACGGTCGAGATCGCGAAATAGAGAATGACATTGGCGCGCACGAAGGCGCCCTTGAGCGCGCCGCCAAGCCAATAGGCAACGATGGGCGGACCACCCAATTGCGCCGCCCCCGAAAACAGCCCGGCGACAAGGCCGGTGACGAGCGTCAGCGGCGTCTTCGGCCGGCCGCTGTAACGCCAGCCGGAAACCAGAAACAGCAAAAGCACGACGACCACGACGGAGATGATCCAGCGCAGCGTCAGCGGATCGCCATTTGAAAGCAGCAGGGTTCCAACCGGCACGCCGACAAGCGCGCCGGCCGCCATGGTGAATACCTCGCGCCGGTCTGCCATGCGCCAGGCGGGCGGTATCATGCCAAGCGTCAGGACGCCGTCCACCACCAGAAGAACCACTGAGGCGATGCGTGGCCCGACAATGGCGCTCGCAAGCGGAATGAAGATGAGGGCCGCGCCAAAGCCGGAAAAACCACGGGCAAGGCCGGCCAGAAAGGCGGCGCCCGCAAACATGGCGAGCAGCGACGGACTATGCGCGGTGATGAGGGCCGAGAAGAAGTCGAGAGGAGACATGGGGGATGGCACGGTTTTTCGAATACCTTTTCTCTATCCTGCTCGCAGGCGCCTGTCGTGGAAATTTCCGTTCATCGCTGCATGACGTCCTTTCCGGTCGACGCCGCCGGAGAATCGTGATTAGAGTTGTAGCGCATGAACAAAGGATGAACAAATGCTCACTGTCATGATGCGCCAGTTTGAAGAGGCGTCCCAAAAATATGCTGCTGAAAACGGGATCATCCGCGATCCGGACTGGTACATGCTGAAGCTTCAGGAAGAGATGGGCGAGGTCACGCAGGCCTGGAACCGGTTGACGGGGCGGGGGCGCATCAAGGGCAGGAGCAAGGAGGAGATGAAACGGGATCTGGCCGACGAAACCGCCGATCTTCTCGGCCATGTGCTGCTGCTGGCCCATTATAACGGTCTCGATATCAAAGGTGCGATAGAGCGGAAGTGGCGTTTTACGGCGTTGGTATGACAGTTTGCGGCGGGAAATCAGACCTTTGCGCTGCCGGGTCCGCCCCCCGGCTGCGATCATGAGAGCGAGACGATAAAGAATAAAATTGCGAGAATGGTGGCCACCGGCGTCATGACCCGCCGCTCCGCACGGCTTCGCGACATGGCGTTCAGTCCGATGCTCACCGCAAGCGTGCAGGCGGTGATCCAGATGCCGGCTTCGATCCAGCCTGCCGGCCATAAAGTGATGAAGCCTGCCTTTTGCAGCGGAAAAGATGCGACAAGTGCATAGATTGCGACGGACGCCATGCTGGCAAGGCGCTGCGTGGCGGGCAGAACCCTGTGCTCGCCGCCCCAGGCAAAGCGGCCGAAGGGCGCACCCGTTGCAAGGGCAATCTGAAACGCGGAAAGAGCAAACAGTATAAGCGTTGCGAGCGACACGGCGACAAGCAGCATGATCACTCCGTTGATGGATGCGCCCCAAATGCATTCGAACGGGACCGGCCTGTCAGCCGATATGCGCATTATCATAAACACCAATGGCTAAAGCCATGTGACGCGTTTTCAAACCTCTGAAAGCTGCGCCTTTTGCAGGAGGTCTGCAACCGCATGAAGGTCGCTCGATACGGCGATGCATCTCTCCCGCATTTCCTCGGTCGGCGGCGCAACGTCCGGCACCATGATCGTCATCATGCCCGCCGATGTGGCCGAGCGGACGCCGGAATAGGAATCCTCCAGCGCCAGGCAGCGGCCCGGATCGATGTCGAGACGCTTGGCGGCGGCCAGGTACGGCATGGGTGAGGGCTTCGGCTCCTTATAGTCGCCGCGTGCGACGATGGTGTCGAAACGTTTGAGAAGATCATGGGGGCCGAGATGGCGCGTTACCGAATCATGCCGCGAGGAGGTGGCGATGGCGCGGCGGATGTCGAGCCTGTCGAGGAGATCGAGAATGTCGATGACGCCCGGTTTCAGCGCCACGCCTTCCGCCATCATCACGGCAAGATGCCGCAGCCACGCATCCCGAAAGGCATCGATGGGAAAATCCGCACCATAATCGGCGAAGATGGTTCCGGTGATGACATCCCAGGGGCTGCCGCAGACCTTCTGATAGGTCTCGACCCGCATCCCGTGGCCGCCTTCATCTGACGCTGCCAGAAATGAATCGCGATAGAGCGCCTCGCTTTCGATCAGCAATCCATCCATGTCGAAAACGACGGCGTGAGGAAGAAAAGGCAGCATGCTGGCTCAGCCGAACCGGAAGGGGCGTTCGCCGAGGCTCTCGAACGGGCGGATGAGGTAGCCGTCCGGATCGGCGACGATGAATTGCCGGTTGCCGACCTCGACCGTGCCGCGCCTGTACCATTTTTCCTCGAGCGGCATGATGAGATCGATCGAGGATCGTTCCAGCCGGGAGAGAATGGGCTGCAGGGAAGGGACGGCGAGTTGCAGGTTCATGCCACGGCCAAGCGGAAATTCAAGCGCGGCATTGTCCGCCACGAAGGTCCGGGTCGCGCCGATCTGGTCGATCATCAGCTGCGCATCGCCCAGCGCCAGATAGGTGAAGCCCTCTTCGGGCCGCTCATACACCACATGAAAACCAATCAGATCGCAATAAAAAGCGCGGCTTTTCTGCCAGTCGCTGACGGCAAGTTCCGGGACGAGGGCATTTCGTATGATGGTCATGGTCTCCTTTGACGCGCAGAGGCCCGGCGGTGGGAGGATGGGCCTGCGGTAATGCGACGATCTTATCGTCTTCCGGGTGACTTGCCAGAAAAATCCTCATCATGGCTGGCATGTGTGAGGCTCTGTGCTGAAGCCGGTTTAACTTCTCGCCCGGCAACAGGGTTCCTGCCGTCATGCCGGATCGAGGCCGCAATGAGGAGTAGGGGAGGGCTCCGCACCGGTCTTCAGAGTACGTATGCCCCCCACGCGCGACGCCGCCCGTGCCGCGACTAAGCCTTCGTGCCGCCAACGGTGATCTGGTCCATGCGCAGATGCGGCTGGCCGACGCCGACCGGCACCCATTGCCCGGCCTTGCCGCAATTGCCGATGCCCGTATCGAGTTTGGAATCGTTGCCGATCATCGATACGCGCTTCATCGCGTCCGGCCCGTTGCCGATCAGCATGGCGCCCTTCACCGGCGCGCCGATCCTGCCGTTCTCGATCAGATAGGCCTCGGTGCAGCCGAACACGAATTTGCCCGAGGTGATGTCCACCTGCCCGCCGCCAAAGGAAACGGCATAGATGCCCTTTTTGACCGAGGCGATGATCTCTTCCGGCGTCTTGTCGCCCGATAACATGTAGGTATTGGTCATGCGCGGCATCGGCACATGCGAATAACCCTGCCGGCGGCCATTGCCGGTCGCCTTCGCGCCCATCAGCCGGGCGTTCTGCCGGTCCTGCATATAGCCGACCAGCCTGCCATTCTCGATCAGTACATTATAAGCCGAGGGCGTTCCCTCGTCATCGATGGTCAGCGAACCGCGGCGGCTGTCGATGGTGCCGTCATCCACGACCGTTACGCCGGGAGCGGCGACCATTTCGCCCATCAGCCCGGCAAAGGCCGAGGTCTTCTTGCGGTTGAAATCACCCTCCAGACCATGACCGACCGCCTCATGCAGCATCACGCCGGGCCAGCCGGAAC is drawn from Agrobacterium tumefaciens and contains these coding sequences:
- the pdxH gene encoding pyridoxamine 5'-phosphate oxidase, with the protein product MSETGLTSSDFTEENEPFTLFAEWLKDATASEINDPNAVALATVDENGLPNVRMVLLKDVDDRGFVFYTNFESQKGREILGQKKAAMCFHWKSLRRQVRLRGEVEIVTDAEADAYYASRPRGSRIGAWASKQSRPLEGRFALEKAVAEYTAKYAIGDIPRPSYWSGFRIRPVSIEFWHDRKFRLHDRVEFRRETPDAAWSKVRMYP
- a CDS encoding sulfite exporter TauE/SafE family protein, whose product is MSPLDFFSALITAHSPSLLAMFAGAAFLAGLARGFSGFGAALIFIPLASAIVGPRIASVVLLVVDGVLTLGMIPPAWRMADRREVFTMAAGALVGVPVGTLLLSNGDPLTLRWIISVVVVVLLLFLVSGWRYSGRPKTPLTLVTGLVAGLFSGAAQLGGPPIVAYWLGGALKGAFVRANVILYFAISTVISATSYFFSGLFTADVFVFFLLALPFYGAGLYAGARLHGLADEAAFRRICYGLIAISAVIGLPLFDSLLK
- a CDS encoding pyrophosphatase — translated: MLTVMMRQFEEASQKYAAENGIIRDPDWYMLKLQEEMGEVTQAWNRLTGRGRIKGRSKEEMKRDLADETADLLGHVLLLAHYNGLDIKGAIERKWRFTALV
- a CDS encoding HAD family phosphatase, with product MLPFLPHAVVFDMDGLLIESEALYRDSFLAASDEGGHGMRVETYQKVCGSPWDVITGTIFADYGADFPIDAFRDAWLRHLAVMMAEGVALKPGVIDILDLLDRLDIRRAIATSSRHDSVTRHLGPHDLLKRFDTIVARGDYKEPKPSPMPYLAAAKRLDIDPGRCLALEDSYSGVRSATSAGMMTIMVPDVAPPTEEMRERCIAVSSDLHAVADLLQKAQLSEV
- a CDS encoding VOC family protein, which translates into the protein MTIIRNALVPELAVSDWQKSRAFYCDLIGFHVVYERPEEGFTYLALGDAQLMIDQIGATRTFVADNAALEFPLGRGMNLQLAVPSLQPILSRLERSSIDLIMPLEEKWYRRGTVEVGNRQFIVADPDGYLIRPFESLGERPFRFG